The Festucalex cinctus isolate MCC-2025b chromosome 12, RoL_Fcin_1.0, whole genome shotgun sequence genome segment tgacctggggtgagatgagagttagtattttcaaaataaaacaggaacctgactgtgaaaaataagagcatgacccgcctctctggtggcggcgtgacaattacaactattcgaacttcaaattatgatagtccaatgttaatgttgtcattcttcaggagctcttgatttctctgctgttaagctcaagcttcacgttctgactcttcctacagacattttaatgactaagtcaaattggtctcatcagctggctcaaaaacgtcaggaattagggctgcacaaaattggaaaatcatgcaatacgcgattttgctgaatatagcaatagatattgcaatatttaatatggatctaaagaaatgactgatgatgattttattatctaatgaacaaattatatttctcatgcagtaaaatgtattcagagttatttaattgtaatgacttcaataatgttcaactagtggatggtggtgcacattttagcaagtggctgactggtcaaattcagataaaagcaaaaaattccatatgaaacttattgcatgtctgttatatgcatattgcatgggccaatatcgcgtatcaatattttttccactccacttcttcatcttctgcttctcgtggtgtttttgacacttctgttgtggtgtcatcaggtgcattctgggtcctttgtcatctttgttgcctggtaataaaaacaaaacccaaggttagcgctcagatttttaattgtctatctgttgttatggaaaaatgacaagatcaaccatgtttctcacattagtaaaacaattattttgggcaaacatgtttatttcaacagctgctagtcatggtgtatggttgtcttgtaaccaaaatgaattcaattcttacgtcaataactatggcattggactgccaaacagtgctcttaggtattcaatgttttctattattcacgatatacctttagtggtaccaggcactaattactaaagaaaaatggatggtctaacattttcttttctacttcttatacaacgccactcatggcatgcattgtttaagattgtaatgatagtagcacgatcaaaagaggacaaaactataggatttactgacttaaatacagtacagtattttgtaacttaccataatgaaaacgtaagtagcaggttagcctctttttttttttcttctatattatgccgtcatccaacatcaccatgagcgctaaaacttgttttccctccttcttccgctaagcaggaaagcagttaggagctgattcatcccgtaacataacaaaacttctattaagtaaataaaagtcagcagaaatacagacaaaaattcaaacaggaaaggaccgagtgcttgttaaaaaaaataaaataaaaaataaaataaaaattcgaagaagcgcccacgatgcaacgcggcgtgacgacacgttgtcaaagttctgcctgattggatattaaacagccaatcaggatttgctctcctgtccgactcctgattggtaaggaattgtggcacaaatattacgcctcgacccttgcatcgcaagcgtaaatcagtttcgtacgtgttgaggagagacgtagcaagcgtgcgcgaggactgttttgtacgcacgaaacacattttgtacgtacgaaacacatttttggtacgtacgaaacacattttgtacgtacgaaacacattttgttacgcacggaattgtgacataaatctaacgccatacctCCTCCTGTGTGCTGGTGGCGCTGACGCGGTCGAAGCAGCATTGATTTGGCCGGCAGCTGCCGCGTCACCGGAAGTGACGCGAGTCATCCTCCGGCTTGCGGGGGACAATGGACGAGAGCGAAAAAGCGAGCGTTGCGTTCACCGCCACCGCCAAGCAACACTGACCCGAGAAGGATCCTGACAGCGATGACGTTTAAGCGGCGCTAGACAACGACGACCGAGGCCTCCCGTCGCGAGCCTTTTTAAGCCGGCGCCCCTCGCCCGCCGCCATGTCGGAGCTGCCGCCGCTGCCCCCGGAGCTGTGGGTGTCGGTGCTGAGCTTCTTGGGCCCCGCCGACATGCAGTCGGTGCGCTGCTCGTGCCGGGCCCTGCGCCTGCTTGCCGACCACCCGTACCTGTGGCGCGGCCAGACGGTGGTGCTGTCCGACCTGCGCCGCTACACCTTCGGCTTCTGGGACACGCTGCGCCGGCGCAAGCAGACGCGCGTGGCCGTGCGCCACCTGCGCCGCAAGGAGTGGCGGCGCCTGGTCAAGTTCCTGCCGTCGCTCAGCGCCGTGGCCTTCGTCAACGGCGGCCGCGTCTACAAGCAGAAGTACCTGGACCACCTGCTGCAGTTCTCGGACGTGCGCGAGCTGGCCGTGCGCGACGCCGCCTGGGCCGAGCCCATGCTGGGGCCGGTCCTGGGCGCGCACCTCAGCGCCCGGCTCACGCACCTCAGCGTGTGCAACGTGCGCTTGCGCTCGGCCGCCGACTTCGTGCGGGCCCTGGCGGGTTTGGTCAACCTGCGCTCTCTGCTCTTCCACCAGCAGGGCGAGGGCTGTGGCCTGGACCGTGTGCGCCCGGTGCCCCGCGAAGACTTCCACCGCATGCTGAGCGGCCTGGCCAAGCTTACGAACCTGTCTTGGGGCATGCGTGGCGAGCCCCAGGAGCCCCTGCCCGACGACTACCTCAGCCCGACGGACCCCAGGCGCCCGGGTAGGTCGACAAAAGCCCACTTCCCACTTCCTACCTTCTCGCTCCAACATTTAgggtaaggaagtttaaaataatacttaaaaataataattaataagggGAGAAAACCTAATAAATTAAAACTGTATACAAGTCCTCCATCAAATGCGTAAGAAGGAAACAAAGTTTTCAACctagatttaaaagcatttacactcaactcaagtttatttatctagcgctttcaaacaaccTGAActctcacaaagcgctttacagaaacacaaaaaaacaaacacaacataaaacattaacaccaatacaatacaatcacaacaaatcaacattcttccatccctacatatgctttgatgtttgaagcagggctgggcaatatgacCCAAATTTCATATCACGGTATAAACTGCATTCCTTCACAGTAATGGTATACATCACGAAGAattaagtgtttgtttgtttgttttttgttaatttttggcagcttaacgatgcattcggatgaatggatgacggaaagatgaagtttctttatgatgaaagaggacagaatcatgggctgacttcacttttgTCGGCAGCctcttccatttgtgtgcagcacaacaactaaatacagcttcaccgtgtttgcttcaaactagttggcccaagtctagATATcagtagacaaaaaaaacaaaacatctgcacttaatttgctttcattttttgaTAATCGAATTAGGGCTCtcaactctcaactcaactttatttatatagcgctttcaaacagcctgagctggcACAAAGCTCTTTACAGAAACACTAAAAACTaagataacataaaacattaacaccaatacaatacaatcacaaaaaaaatgaacattcttccatccctacatacgctttgatgtttgaagcagggctgggcaatatgacCCAAATTTCATATCACGGTATAAACTGCATTCCTTCACAGTAATGGTATACATCACGAAGAATTaagtgtttggttttttttgttaagttttggcagcttaacgatgcattcggatgaatggatgacggaaagatgaagtttctttagccaagtatggcgtATTTATTACGGAGCACAACAAAGTACCCAGACTCAAAGTAAAAAGAAGATAAAAGAAAAGTGTTAGAGCGCCTCACAGgggcacaagcgcaacattacacatcaactgacactgaggacataatctctcaacatttattttatttttttaaataaataatttgctcGCTGGTTTATATAGTCCTTTATAGAAGCTAAAtggataataaaagaaaaacaattaaataataaattaactttGGATAACATTTACTGTGCAAATCTGAACTCCTGATTAAAAGTCAGCACCCTCTAGTACAAAATAGTGCAAACAAGTAAAAATGTAATGATATTTGAAATGAAAAGAGCTCAACTGACTTGGAGCAAGCCTTCACTTGAAGATGACAAGTTTTGTAAGCAGCACGTCCACCGCATGCTCTTGATGGATTCCCCTTTGAAAAAGCTTGAACAATTGAGCTACGCTGTTTGGTAGGACGGCAAACAAACGTTTGTCTTCTTTCCCATATTtgtggagcctttttttttttttcttttgtttttggagctGCTTAATTCCATGGATGTAAAGCAAGGcttttattaaacaataaaaaaagacaatatagcaaatgaacaatattttttttcctatatatatgtgtgtgtgtatatatatatatatatatatatatatatatatatatatatatatatatatatatatatatatataataccatCAGTTTTAAATTCTGATTGCGTGAAGAAGCAACTTTATTTTCTTGTCTAGAAGCAAAGCGTAATGAGCTACAGCTGTCAAATTAAATTGATTCATCGACAAGTAATCAAACACAACAAACAATTGAAcgtaagtataaaaaaaaaaaaaaaaaagttttccaaaacTGAAAAGGACTGAAACGTCCGCTTGTTGGGATGAAGCCCAACGAAATTCCACTGGAATTGGCCCAGTTCACatggagcattttcatttcattgagGTTTCCATGGAAACCCAGCATGAGATCCAACTTGAACTCTGACGGGGCAATAATGATGTTTCAACTTGGGACCGTCTGGGTCATGCCAACGAAGGACCTCATCATAAATACCATTTGTGTCACCACCACACAGGGCACACGAAACTGTACGTTTTGCCATATCCCGTATTATTCTATTTGACATGACGGGCTGTGCTACGTCATATCCGGTTTGGTGCGATGAAATTGACCCGCCAGGAAGATTTTCAGCACCTAATTCAAATCTGGTGAAATACTGGTTGCAGATTGGAGGAAGTGTTGCTTGTGGCGTGCGTTGTTGAATGCAACATTTTCAAAGGGGTCCCAGACACTCGGATGTTTTGTCTGTTTGAATGAGTGGCGTGATGGACGGATCGGCTAAATATTGTCGATTTCAAGGTGTCAATGTGTCAATGTGTCGGTGTGGTTCAGGCTCGCAGTATGTGGGTCCGGCCCTGACCAGTCTGGAGCTGGTGGACTACCCCGAGACCATTCTGCCCTACAACGCGCTGCGTAGTTTGACGTCCCTGCGCTCGCTCACCGTGCATTACCGCTACATCCGCGATGGGCTGGACTGCCGCCTGGCGTCATGGCTGGCGCCCCTCAAGCACCTGGAGACCCTCAGCATCGTCGGTGAGTCGACTgttgcgtgcatgcgtgcgtgctcCGATCAGATATTCAGTCATACATGGACATCtgcaaaaatactaaaatatttgatggatggatggatggatggatgtggagATAGATAAAGAGCGagacagtggtacctctacttacgaacgtctcttcatacgaaatttttgagttacgaaacgcctcaacgggaaaatagtgcctcttgttacgaaagacatttcaatatatgaaaggtaaaaatacagtattgaaTGCAACATACTTTAAGCTATGGCTATTACCtagcatctttctggcatcccattggcaagaagaacctttaccataggtatctataaGCCTAGataatagatcggtgtctatgcagcgtcctcgtcattcatcTCTctggccatgaggtgttccgatagtttttcgggAATGTATTAAATAActgccgacgaatttgtgcaaaaattcaaacaattggtgattgatgaaggcacagtaagtttttaattgtgacgagacggaccttttttttagaaaaagatgcctcgccatacctgaagtttccatgaagtttcggaatttgttgaaaagaatcacccagaaaaagtgttcaccagtcaggcgatcgctcactaagatgatgtttgcctcaGACATTTtcgagggatttaaaaaaaaaaaaaaaaagcagacaacCATGGATCAGTTATTtataaaacaccaggcaaaaacacttctgagagagaacatgaaccaaagagagcaaaaaaaaaaacccgattaggacagcagttaaaaaggtaaatgaccatcatttttattctttattctttgttttttacattatgcacaactctcatttattgtgcaaaaatcctattgtaacatgtatttgttacatgctttgattaattttttatgttttataaaacatttatgtggggcggcacggtagtcgagtggttagcacgtccgcttcccagttctgaggtctctggttcgagtccaggctcggaccttcctgggtggagtttgcatgttctccccgtgcccgcgtgggtcttctccgggtactccggtctcctcccacattccaaagacatgcatggcaggttaattgggtgctccgaattgtccctaggtgtgcgtgtgagtgtggatggttgttcgtctctgtgtgccctgcgattggttggcaaccagtccagggtgtcccccgcctactgcccagagccagctgagataggcgccagcagcccccgcgacccctgtgaggaataagcggtcaagaaaatggatggatggatggaaaacatttgtctgaattttgggaggcttggaacggataagggcatttacatggaaaatgcgtctctacttacaaaattttctacttaagatcTTCCttacagaaccaattaatttcgtaagtagaggtaccactgtatatgtaTAGATATAGATTAGTATACATCCCACAATGATGTTGTTGACAAAAGGTTGAGAATCTGTGAATTGAGCCAAATAGTTGTGTAAGTGAATTTGACTAGTTTGTCATCTCTGGCCGTTATTGGGTGAATTTCCATGCCGACTGAAATGTTGACGGCGAATTGACTCGGCGTCCTGTCGTCAGGCGGGAACTCGCTGTCGCTGTACACTACCACCATCCCGGCCAGCGTCACGCGGCTCACGCTGCGCGTGGCCATCACGCTGAAGGACTTGGACTCCATCGCGCCCAAAGTTCTAGCCCTCGAGCACCTGGACATCGAGCAGAACCGCTCCAGCGGAAGCCTGTGCCGACGCATCCCCATGCTCTTCCCTCAACTGCGGACGCTGCGCATACGGTGAGT includes the following:
- the LOC144031824 gene encoding uncharacterized protein LOC144031824 isoform X1 is translated as MSELPPLPPELWVSVLSFLGPADMQSVRCSCRALRLLADHPYLWRGQTVVLSDLRRYTFGFWDTLRRRKQTRVAVRHLRRKEWRRLVKFLPSLSAVAFVNGGRVYKQKYLDHLLQFSDVRELAVRDAAWAEPMLGPVLGAHLSARLTHLSVCNVRLRSAADFVRALAGLVNLRSLLFHQQGEGCGLDRVRPVPREDFHRMLSGLAKLTNLSWGMRGEPQEPLPDDYLSPTDPRRPGSQYVGPALTSLELVDYPETILPYNALRSLTSLRSLTVHYRYIRDGLDCRLASWLAPLKHLETLSIVGGNSLSLYTTTIPASVTRLTLRVAITLKDLDSIAPKVLALEHLDIEQNRSSGSLCRRIPMLFPQLRTLRIRFFRREPEKDLLSLQRLRHLERLELLVERSFILRDYLNGHPWPSPCVQELIDQLVRLSANRITVVTAMRRRNPLRECNCVWEGD
- the LOC144031824 gene encoding uncharacterized protein LOC144031824 isoform X3; its protein translation is MSELPPLPPELWVSVLSFLGPADMQSVRCSCRALRLLADHPYLWRGQTVVLSDLRRYTFGFWDTLRRRKQTRVAVRHLRRKEWRRLVKFLPSLSAVAFVNGGRVYKQKYLDHLLQFSDVRELAVRDAAWAEPMLGPVLGAHLSARLTHLSVCNGEGCGLDRVRPVPREDFHRMLSGLAKLTNLSWGMRGEPQEPLPDDYLSPTDPRRPGSQYVGPALTSLELVDYPETILPYNALRSLTSLRSLTVHYRYIRDGLDCRLASWLAPLKHLETLSIVGGNSLSLYTTTIPASVTRLTLRVAITLKDLDSIAPKVLALEHLDIEQNRSSGSLCRRIPMLFPQLRTLRIRFFRREPEKDLLSLQRLRHLERLELLVERSFILRDYLNGHPWPSPCVQELIDQLVRLSANRITVVTAMRRRNPLRECNCVWEGD
- the LOC144031824 gene encoding uncharacterized protein LOC144031824 isoform X2, with product MSELPPLPPELWVSVLSFLGPADMQSVRCSCRALRLLADHPYLWRGQTVVLSDLRRYTFGFWDTLRRRKQTRVAVRHLRRKEWRRLVKFLPSLSAVAFVNGGRVYKQKYLDHLLQFSDVRELAVRDAAWAEPMLGPVLGAHLSARLTHLSVCNQGEGCGLDRVRPVPREDFHRMLSGLAKLTNLSWGMRGEPQEPLPDDYLSPTDPRRPGSQYVGPALTSLELVDYPETILPYNALRSLTSLRSLTVHYRYIRDGLDCRLASWLAPLKHLETLSIVGGNSLSLYTTTIPASVTRLTLRVAITLKDLDSIAPKVLALEHLDIEQNRSSGSLCRRIPMLFPQLRTLRIRFFRREPEKDLLSLQRLRHLERLELLVERSFILRDYLNGHPWPSPCVQELIDQLVRLSANRITVVTAMRRRNPLRECNCVWEGD